CACTTCTACCTTAAAACCATGCCGTTCCGCATAGCGCGTATACATGCGGAACAGATCCGATGCAAACAGCGCAGCTTCATCCCCGCCGGCAGCTCCGCGAATTTCCATAATGACGTTTTTCTCGTCATTGGGATCTTTGGGCAGGAGCAGGATTTTCAGTCGATTTTCCAGCTGTTCCTTGCGCTTGGACAGGTCGGCGATCTCCATCTTGACCATTTCGCGCATTTCATCGTCCAGCTTTTCCTCCTGCATCGCCTTCGCGTCCTCGTACTGAGCCACTACCGATTTATATTCACGATAAACGGCGACCGTCTCTTCCAGGGAGGATTGCTCTTTGGACAACTCCCGCAGCCGCTTGGTGTCACTGATGACATCGGGGTCGCATAGTAGATTGGTTACTTCTTCATAACGCTCTTCAACAGCAGATAAGCGTTCGAACACAGTCATTCACCCCATTACAATAAATTAATCCCTAGTAATATCTGTAAAAAACTATCATGGAAGTCTCCTGCCGCTGATCAGACAGGGGCACATATGTTGTCAAACAGACAAAAAGCAACAGAATAATTATAGGGGGAAACCCTGAAAAAGTCAAAGAAATCCCGCGTCTGCCGGGCTTTTCCAGCCACGCAAAAACGGCCCGGGAAAAGCCGAGCCGTCAGAGAGATTATCGATGGTACCCGTCATTGGAAGTGACGTGGAAATCGTAGCGAGGCACCTTTTGCCGCAGGGCGGCGATGACTTGCTGTTCAATGTTCCGGGCTTCATTGGCCGTCACATTCGGAATCAGGTCCAGGGTCACGTAGGCATTGCCCCCGCTCAGGGTAATCCTCGCATTCTCTACCCCCTGCACAGAACGGGCCATCATCTCCATGTTGTCCATATCCACCTGATAGTTGCTGACCTCGGGATGACCGATGATCAGATTGGGATTTTGATTGCGGCCCATCAGCTTGTCGCGATCCTCAATCGGGGGAGCCCCTCTATCGATAATATCTCCACTGCGGTCGCTCTTGATCGTCGCGTGCTGCTGCGGATCGTAGCTCTTCGCGCCGTAGCTGCTTTCCTGGGGCATCGTACGGCCGCAGCCAGTCGCCATCGCCAGCAGCAATACAACCGCTCCTGCTGCGGCCGCTGCTCTCTTTCCATTAGGCGGGAGTTGCATGAAAAAAGCCACCTCCTGTTTTGCCATAGTGTGCGCATCGGCGCGACTCTCCATGCACTGGCATCAGGGGCGGCGTTTTTCAGGGAAATGAGAATTTTACTCCGCGGGCGGATGGTAATAGTGACGGCGGCATACACTGCTGTATGTCTCGTTTCCGCCGATTTCGATGGTCTCTCCGGTGTAGACGGGCTTGCCGTTTTTGTATTTCAGAATGTGTGTGGCCTTTTTGTTGCAATAGACGCAGACCGTTTTGATTTCCTCGATCTTGTCCGCTTCGCACAGCAGGTGGGCACTGCCGACAAACAGCTCGTTTTTAAAATTCTTCAACAGCCCGTAGACGATGACCGGGATATCCAGTTCGTCAACGACGCGGACGAGCTGCTGAACGTGCTGCGGGCTGAGAAATTGTCCTTCATCCACCAGCACACAGTGGGGGAGAGAGGCCTCCGCCGCCACTGCCTCGTACAGATCCGACTGCTCTGCGATCGGTACCGCTTCACGGCTGATCCCTACGCGAGAAGCCACCTTACCCACTCCAAACCGATCGTCGATGGCAGGGGCAAAGACCATGACTTTTTTGCCGGACTGCTCGTAATTATGGGCTACCGTCAGCAGCTGAATCGATTTGGAGGCGTTCATTGCTCCATAACGGAAATATAGTTGCGCCACGTTTTCTGTCTCCCTCTACTCTTCCTTGAGCGATGCTAAATTGCCGCGTTGGCAACGCACGGCAAACGCCGGCCCTTTCCACGGCTTCTGTATCTATTGTATGAGGACATCCTTCCACTCGGGAAGGTTTTTTTACCTTCCTGCGCCTCTTCATATCTCGCATCTATTCCATAAGCAGAAAAACTTGGCTTGGCGCCAAGTTCAATAGCGAAAGCCATCGTTGGCGTTGGCTTCTGCAATCTTTCTGAAAGGATAAAACAAAACCAGGCAGATCGCTCTACCTGGTCGCTCCAATCTCCGATTAAGAAAGATTGTATTTGCGTTTGAAACGGTCCACACGGCCGCCAGCATCAACGAATTTTTGTTTGCCTGTGAAGAATGGGTGGCAGTTGGAGCAGATCTCCACTTTCAACGCTTGCTTCACAGAACCGGATTCGAATTCGTTACCGCATGCACATGTAACTTTTACTACATTGTAGTTCGGATGAATGCCTTGTTTCATCTCAGTACACCTCTTTTCCGCCCTGAATCGTTTGCCGAAACAGAGTTATATAGAAAATACACATAGAAAATAGTAGCACGGCCGTATCCGAAATGCAACTGTCAAATCAAGGCTGTGCCTGGTTCTTCCGGCGGCGCAGCTCTTTTGGCGGCACGTGGGTAAAGGAGCCGATCACCACGTCCGGCAGCTCCTGCTGGTAGATTTCGATCGCCTGTTTCATCCCGAAGATCTCCCCTTTTGCAGGAGGAATCATTGCCAAATAGCTCTCCGGGTCGATATTCAGGTTGCGCAGCTGAATCAGCTTGATGCCTGTCCGACGGATAAACGCAATCATCGCTTCCATCTCCTCTTCACGGTCGAAAACGCCCGGGAAGCAGAGGTAATTGATCGACGTGTAGACGCCTTTGGAAGCGGCGTATTCCGCCGAGCGGGCGACGTTTTCCAGCGTGTAGCCTCGTGGCCGGTAGTAGGCGTTGTAGTGCTCATCGATCGCACTGATGGTACTTACCCGCATCAAATCCAATCCGGCATCGACGATCCCCTTGATGTGATCGGTCAGTCCGGCGTTGGTATTGATGTTGATGTAGCCCATATCCGTCTGCTCTCGCACGCGGCGCATAGCCGGCACGATAATCCCCGCCATCGTGGACGGCTCTCCTTCGCACCCCTGGCCGAAGCTGATAATGCTCTCGGGCGTCTGCAAATGGTGCAGCATCACCTCGACCAGCTCGTCCTCTGTCGGTTTGAAATTCATCCGCGTCTGCGGTGACGGAAAGCCGCTGTCTTCCGGCTGTTCGGAGATGCAGCCGTAGCAGCCTGCATTGCAGGTGTATGAGACGGGAAGACTTCCTTCCCAGCGATGGAAAAAGTTATTGGAAGCCGTCAGGCACTCGTATTCCAGCGCACAGTGGGAGAGATGCTGCAAGATCCGGTTGTTCGGGAACAGCTCCAGCGTCTTCTCTACCCGCTGGCGCAGCTCGTCCATAGGGAAGTTGAGCGGGTTCCACTGATGAGGATCGTCACTTTTACGGCCTGCCACCCAGAAACGCTCATCTTTCCATACCACAGCCGTATAGCCAAACAACGGGAACTTGCTCGTTTTATCCGTCTTCACGTAACCGGGCAGCAGCAATCGAGTAAAGCCTTGAGGAATCAATGCCCCCACTGCCGTATACCCATCCAGCTTCACCATCTCGCCCGTATCCGGGTCCATTCCGATGGGAACTGTATCCGGCAGGCTGACGAGTGTCGCCCCTTCCGGCAGCGGAATCAATTCCTCATCCAAAATCTCTGTCAATATATCGCCATTTCGAGCCACCGCCAAAAGTTCGGGGTGATCGAATACATTGCCTTTCTCGTCTGCGTATACCAATTGCATGGTTCAATCGCCTCGCTTTTTTCGCTCAGCCCATTGTAACGCAACGATCAGACAATGTAAAATGAGAACCGTTACCTGCTCAAATACCGGAGTGGATTCATCGGGACGTTATCCTCTCGCACTTCAAAATGGAGATGGTAGCCCGTGGAATCCCCGGTCCGTCCCATATAGCCGAGCATCTCCCCCTGCTCCACCTGCTGGCCGGGCGAGACGATGATTTTGCGCATATGGGCGTAATAGGTCTGCAATCCGTCCCCGTGATCGAGAATCACGATATAGCCGTAGCCGCCGCGATTTCCTCCCGCCTCGACGACCACGCCTTCCTTGGCGGCGTAGATGGGCGTCTGCCCTTCGCTCTCCTTCCACATGTCCAGCCCTTTGTGCATGCGCCCCCATCTCGTACCGAATCCACTCGTGACGGTCGCGTCTTTGACCGGCCATTCCATCATCCGGGAACGATTGGCTTTGCGGCTGGCGGCAGTCACCACATTCCGCTTTTGGGACCATTCCTTGGCTGTCAGCGTTCCTGTATCGGCGACGGGGATCTGAATCGATTGCCCTATGTAAAGGTTGTCCGACATCAACCGCAGCAACGGATTTTTCTCCAGGATCATTTCTTTGCTTACGTTGTATCGTTTGGCGATGTAGTCCATATTCTCGCCGCGCCTCACCGTATGCGTCACCTCATCGGAATTCAAGACCAGCTTCATGCCGATTCCCAAGAGATGGGGATTGACCATCTTGTTCAGCTCCACCAGCTGCTTGAGCGACAGTCCGTAGCGACTCGCGATCTCAGACAACGTATCGCCCTGTTTCACGGTGTAGGTCAGCACCTCGCCCTTCGCCCTCGCCGTTGGTTTGTTCAGGGAGGAAAAAGGGTTAAAGGCTTCAAACAGTACCTGCTCGACGACTGCCTGCTTCACTTCCTCGCGGCTTCCCCACCCCGCCGGCATCTGCTCGTAATCCACGGACATTCCTCCTCCACAGGTTATTTCCAGCAGATTCCTTCCTTATCTGCACAATCCCATCTTTTATACGATATTCGCCCACCGCAAAAAAAATGACGGCGAGTCTAAGACCCCGCCGTCACACCGCTTTGTTTCCCGCGTGTTTGCTTGCTTGTATCGATGCTTTGCAAGAATTCTTCATTGGTCTTCGTGTCCGCCAGCTTTTTCAGGAAGGACTCGACGAACTCCGCGCTCTCATTCATACTTTTGCGAATCGCCCACAGCTTATCCAACTCTTCTTTGGAAAGCAGCAGCTCCTCGCGTCTCGTACCCGAACGGCGAATATCGATCGCCGGAAAGATGCGGCGCTCGGACAGCTTGCGGTCCAGATGCAATTCCATGTTGCCCGTGCCTTTAAACTCCTCGTAAATGACATCGTCCATACGAGAGCCCGTCTCTACCAGTGTGGTCGCCAAAATCGTCAGGCTGCCGCCTTCCTCGATGTTGCGTGCGGACCCGAAGAACCGTTTGGGTCTGTGAAACGCTGCCGGGTCAATCCCTCCGGAAAGTGTCCGTCCGCTCGGCGGGATCACCAGATTGTACGCACGTGCGAGACGCGTAATCGAATCCAGCAGGATCACGACGTCTTTTTTGTGCTCAACCAGCCGTTTCGCTCTTTCCAGCACCAGCTCGGCTACCTTGATATGATTTTCCGGAACCTCGTCAAAGGTGGAGGCGATGACCTCCCCTTGTACGGAGCGCTGCATATCCGTTACTTCTTCCGGCCGTTCATCAATCAAGAGAACAAATAAGTGAATATCCGGTCGATTGGCCGTAATGCTGTTGGCAATTTCCTTGAGCAGTATCGTTTTTCCGGCCTTGGGCGGCGCTACGATCAATCCGCGCTGGCCGAG
This sequence is a window from Brevibacillus composti. Protein-coding genes within it:
- a CDS encoding thymidine kinase produces the protein MAQLYFRYGAMNASKSIQLLTVAHNYEQSGKKVMVFAPAIDDRFGVGKVASRVGISREAVPIAEQSDLYEAVAAEASLPHCVLVDEGQFLSPQHVQQLVRVVDELDIPVIVYGLLKNFKNELFVGSAHLLCEADKIEEIKTVCVYCNKKATHILKYKNGKPVYTGETIEIGGNETYSSVCRRHYYHPPAE
- a CDS encoding M23 family metallopeptidase; translated protein: MDYEQMPAGWGSREEVKQAVVEQVLFEAFNPFSSLNKPTARAKGEVLTYTVKQGDTLSEIASRYGLSLKQLVELNKMVNPHLLGIGMKLVLNSDEVTHTVRRGENMDYIAKRYNVSKEMILEKNPLLRLMSDNLYIGQSIQIPVADTGTLTAKEWSQKRNVVTAASRKANRSRMMEWPVKDATVTSGFGTRWGRMHKGLDMWKESEGQTPIYAAKEGVVVEAGGNRGGYGYIVILDHGDGLQTYYAHMRKIIVSPGQQVEQGEMLGYMGRTGDSTGYHLHFEVREDNVPMNPLRYLSR
- a CDS encoding radical SAM protein, which codes for MQLVYADEKGNVFDHPELLAVARNGDILTEILDEELIPLPEGATLVSLPDTVPIGMDPDTGEMVKLDGYTAVGALIPQGFTRLLLPGYVKTDKTSKFPLFGYTAVVWKDERFWVAGRKSDDPHQWNPLNFPMDELRQRVEKTLELFPNNRILQHLSHCALEYECLTASNNFFHRWEGSLPVSYTCNAGCYGCISEQPEDSGFPSPQTRMNFKPTEDELVEVMLHHLQTPESIISFGQGCEGEPSTMAGIIVPAMRRVREQTDMGYININTNAGLTDHIKGIVDAGLDLMRVSTISAIDEHYNAYYRPRGYTLENVARSAEYAASKGVYTSINYLCFPGVFDREEEMEAMIAFIRRTGIKLIQLRNLNIDPESYLAMIPPAKGEIFGMKQAIEIYQQELPDVVIGSFTHVPPKELRRRKNQAQP
- a CDS encoding sporulation protein; its protein translation is MQLPPNGKRAAAAAGAVVLLLAMATGCGRTMPQESSYGAKSYDPQQHATIKSDRSGDIIDRGAPPIEDRDKLMGRNQNPNLIIGHPEVSNYQVDMDNMEMMARSVQGVENARITLSGGNAYVTLDLIPNVTANEARNIEQQVIAALRQKVPRYDFHVTSNDGYHR
- the rpmE gene encoding 50S ribosomal protein L31 — protein: MKQGIHPNYNVVKVTCACGNEFESGSVKQALKVEICSNCHPFFTGKQKFVDAGGRVDRFKRKYNLS
- the rho gene encoding transcription termination factor Rho, which codes for MLLSELEEKKLTDLYKLAKEYQIPYYSQLKKKELIFAILRARAERDGLMFMEGVLEILPEGYGFLRPINYLPSSEDIYISQSQIRRFDLRMGDLVSGKVRPPKENERYFGLLQVEAVNGEDPESAAERLHFPALTPLYPQNKLVLETTPERVSARLMDLIAPVGLGQRGLIVAPPKAGKTILLKEIANSITANRPDIHLFVLLIDERPEEVTDMQRSVQGEVIASTFDEVPENHIKVAELVLERAKRLVEHKKDVVILLDSITRLARAYNLVIPPSGRTLSGGIDPAAFHRPKRFFGSARNIEEGGSLTILATTLVETGSRMDDVIYEEFKGTGNMELHLDRKLSERRIFPAIDIRRSGTRREELLLSKEELDKLWAIRKSMNESAEFVESFLKKLADTKTNEEFLQSIDTSKQTRGKQSGVTAGS